From Loxodonta africana isolate mLoxAfr1 chromosome 2, mLoxAfr1.hap2, whole genome shotgun sequence, the proteins below share one genomic window:
- the CDX1 gene encoding homeobox protein CDX-1 translates to MYVGYVLDKDSPVYPGPARPAGLGIGPQAYGPPPPPSAPPQYPDFTGYSHVEPGPAPPTAWSAPFPGPKDDWAAAYGPGPAASSVSPAPLAFGPPPDFSPVPAPPGPGPGLLAQPLGGPGAPSSPGAQRRTPYEWMRRSVAAGGGSGGGKTRTKDKYRVVYTDHQRLELEKEFHYSRYITIRRKSELAANLGLTERQVKIWFQNRRAKERKVNKKKQQQQPPQPPPPTLEVTPAPAGPPLEGLCSGSTSLLGTSSPIPVKEEYLP, encoded by the exons ATGTACGTGGGCTATGTGCTGGACAAGGATTCTCCTGTGTACCCTGGCCCAGCCAGGCCCGCGGGTCTTGGCATCGGCCCACAAGCCTATGGGCCCCCGCCGCCGCCCTCCGCGCCTCCGCAGTACCCCGACTTCACTGGCTATTCTCACGTGGAGCCGGGCCCGGCACCCCCTACGGCCTGGAGCGCGCCCTTCCCTGGGCCCAAGGACGACTGGGCTGCAGCCTATGGCCCGGGTCCCGCGGCCTCCTCCGTCAGCCCAGCCCCGTTGGCATTCGGGCCCCCTCCGGACTTTAGCCCGGTGCCTGCACCGCCTGGGCCCGGCCCGGGCCTCCTGGCGCAGCCTCTCGGCGGACCGGGCGCACCGTCCTCGCCCGGAGCGCAAAGGCGAACACCCTACGAGTGGATGCGGCGCAGCGTGGCGGCCGGAGGAGGCAGTGGTGGCG GTAAGACCCGGACCAAGGACAAGTACCGCGTGGTGTACACAGACCACCAGCGCCTGGAGCTGGAGAAAGAGTTTCATTACAGCCGTTACATCACCATCCGGCGGAAGTCAGAGCTGGCTGCCAATCTGGGGCTCACTGAGCGGCAG GTGAAAATCTGGTTCCAAAACCGGCGGGCAAAGGAGCGCAAAGTAAACaagaagaagcagcagcagcaacccccacagccaccaccacccACCCTGGAAGTCACCCCCGCCCCAGCCGGGCCACCCTTGGAGGGCCTGTGCTCCGGTTCCACCAGCCTCCTGGGCACCTCCTCCCCCATACCTGTCAAGGAGGAGTATCTGCCATAG